A region of the Oceanihabitans sp. IOP_32 genome:
TAGTGAGCTTATTGAAAGTGAATTGTTTGGACATGTGAAAGGCGCTTTTACAAGTGCAAATAAAGACCGCGCTGGTAAATTTGAAGCGGCCAATGGTGGCACCATTTTTTTAGACGAGGTAGGAGATATGAGTTTATCTGCGCAAGCTAAAGTATTGCGAGCCCTTCAAGAAAGTCGCATTCAACGGGTTGGTAGCGACAAAGATATTAAGGTAAACGTGAGGGTAATTGCTGCAACCAATAAGGATTTAAAAAATGAAATAAAAGCGGGTCGATTTAGAGAAGACTTATATCACAGATTGGCTGTTATTTTAATACAAGTACCTGCTTTAAACGACAGAAGAGAAGATATTCCATTGCTTATCGATTATTTTTCTAACAAAATTGCCAACGAGCAAGGTATCGCTAAAAAGAGTTTTACTGATAAAGCAGTAAAATTACTTCAAGATTACGATTGGACTGGAAATATTAGGGAATTGCGAAATGTTATTGAGCGCCTAATTATACTTGGTGGAAATGAAGTAAGTGAAAGCGATGTGAAGATGTTTGCTAGCAAATAAAATAATGTCGATATAAAAGAAGTAAACCTGATAAGCGTATAGACTCAGCAGGTTTACTATTTTACACTATTATTGTTGGCATGCATCAAGTCGAGATAAATACGCCGTTGTTAAGGCTTTAAGCTGATCTAAATAATATTGTTTTATATCCTCACTACGTTTTTCAGATATATTTATAGTGCTTTCAATCGCTTCAAGGGGTATAACATCGCAACCGTACATTTTTAAGGTGTTATTATAGGTTTTAACATGAGTGTCTATGTCGGTTTTGTAAGAGATCATCAGCTGTTCTTTTTTAAGAGCCAAGGCTTTTTCTTCTTGTAGAGCTAATTTGTTTTTTATTGTGGCCGCTTTAAGCTTTAAAGCTTCTTGCTGTTTTCTTAAATCTTCTTGTTGTTTTTGTAAATCGGATAGTTCAGCTTTTTTGTTTGTTTCAGTATCTTCATAAGACGCGTTAGCATAAGCACACTTGTCAATTTCTATCACACTTTTTTTACTTAATTCTCGGGCGCGTTTTATAAAAAAACGACCATCTTCAAAGGTTTCAACAGGATCAACCTTAGCCAGCAATTCTATGCTTTTATTGCTTAGGTCTAATGCAGCTTCACAATCACAATTTTCTAATGCATTTATTGCTAGTTTAAAGGCTTCTAACGATCGGTTTGCATAATATTTTAAATGACTTATATTGTTAGAGTCATAAGATTCTTTAACGTGAGAATAAGCGTTTACAAGGTATGAATTGGCATCGTAACAATCGTTGTTATTCTGTCCGTAACTGTTTAGAGTAATTAAAAACCCTATTATAAGGTAAAATTGTTTCATAAGATTTGAGGTTAAGTAGGTGTATGTGATGCGAATATATTAAAAACTTGAAGTTTAAGAGTGTGGTTTGTCGAAAAAAATAAAATATCCCACCAACATCCAATATCTTTCGTAATCTTTCAATATGCTTTGACGATTCAATTACATTTTATATATTCAGGAGTTCGAACAATAAATACGATATCATTTGAAAACAATACATGTTGACGGTTTTAAAATCACATCTAAAATTAAATTAACCAATCTGCCAGCAGATTTTAATTTACAAGCCTCAAAAAAAGAAATAGAGAAAGCTTTAAAAAAATTAAGTAAAAAACTTAGTGCGCTACAAAACACGATGTATGCACATGATAAATACGGGGTTTTAGTTTGTATTCAAGGTATGGATACAGCAGGAAAAGACAGTTTAATACGTGAGGTTTTTAAAAATTTTAATGCTCGAGGTGTTGTCGCCCATAGTTTTAAAACACCCACAAGTTTAGAACTAGGTCACGACTACTTATGGCGGCATTACATCGCTTTACCTGAGCGCGGTAAATTTGCAATTTTCAATAGAACGCATTACGAGAATGTACTGGTAACACGTGTGCATCCCGAGTACATCTTAAACGAAAATATTCCAACAGTACTTAGTGTAGAAGATGTTGATGATGCTTTTTGGGAAAAGCGATTCGAGCAAATTAATAATTTTGAAAAGCATATTGCTGATAACGGCACCATTATCTTTAAGTTTTACTTAAACCTTACCAAAGAGGAACAAAAAAATAGACTGCTTCGAAGATTACATAAAAAAGAAAAACAATGGAAGTTTTCTCCTGGAGATTTGGACGAGCGAAAACTTTGGGACGACTATCAAGAGTGCTATGAAGATGCTATAAATAGAACATCAAAACCACATGCCCCATGGTATAATATTCCAGCTAATGACAAGCCAACGGCACGTTATATCGTCGCCAAAATTATATACGATACTTTAAGCCAGTATACAGATATTAAAGAGCCCGAATTAGACGACGAAGTAAAAGCGAATTTAGAAGATTATATTAAGCGATTAGAAAATGAATGATTTTTTCATGAATAATTATAACTTAAATAGCACTACGGTTCTGCTTATTTTTGGCTATTTTTGAAGTCTTAAGTTCTTATTCTAAAATATTAAGCCATAACATTTTTTTTTAAATAGTTAGCATATAATAGCTCATTCATAAATCATTATACCCCATAATAAACACCACTTTCTATTTCAAATTAGCTTGTGGCTTTTTAGAAATAGCATAAGGATACAATCACTCCAATTCTTTAGAAATTACATATGAAACGCCTTTTAATTATTGCCATATCTTTAAGTCCATTAATTAATTTTTCTCAAACAGACCAAGACGTTTTAAGAGATATCTACAAGCAGTCTTTAACTAACAGTAAGAGTTACGATTGGCTAAATTATTTGTCGAATGAGATAGGAGGTCGACTAACTGGATCTCTAAATGCAGAAAAAGCAGTGGCCTACACCAAAGCTGAACTTGAAAAGTTGGCATTAGATAAGGTTTGGTTACAGCCTGTTAAGGTGCCAAAATGGGTACGTGGAGCCAAAGAACACGCGTATATCGAAACAGGTCCAAATGGTTTTAATACAGGAAAAACAACGACCGTAAATATTTGCGCGCTTGGCGGATCGATAGCCACACCAGCTTTGGGATTAAAAGCAAATGTTATTGAGGTGAAAAACTTTGAGCATTTAAAAACATTGGGAAGAGAAAATATTGCTGGCAAAATCGTGTTTTTTAATACCCCGATGCAAGCCGATTTAATTGATACAAATGAAGCTTATCAAAACATTTTAAATATTAGCAAGAGAGGAGCTCTTGAGGCCTCTCAATTTGGTGCAGTTGGTGTAATCGTGCGTTCTATGACATTAACATTAAGTGATTTTCCGCATACAGAAAGTATGACTTATGAAAATCAAGCGATCGATAAGCGCATTCCAGCGGCTGCTATAAGTACAAATGATGCCGAGGTGCTTAGTGCCATGCTAAAATTAGATGAATCGATAAAATTCTATTTCAAACAAAACTGCAAACAATTAAAAGAGGTCACATCTCATAATGTTATTGCCGAAATAACTGGAAGTGAATATCCAGATGAATACCTAATTGTGGGAGCGCATTTAGATTCTTGGGATTTGGGTGATGGCGCTCACGATAATGGTGCAGGTGTCGTGCAATCTATGGACGTTTTACGATTAATAAAAGCTTTGGGAATTAAACCGAAGCGCAGTATTAGAGTCGTGTTATTTATGAATAAAGAAAATGGTTTAGACGGTGCTAAGAAATACGCCGAAGGTGTTAAACAAAATAAAGAAAACCACATCTTTGCTTTAGAGAATGATGCTGGGGGCTTTAGTCCTCAGGGCTTTACTTTTAATTGTAGCGATTCTAATTTTAATCAGATACTACATTGGAAAGCACTGTTTAAGCCATATTTAATCCATTATTTTGAAAGAGGCACAAGCGCCGAAAATGTAGAACCTCTAAAAAACGACCATAATGTGCTTGCTAGTTTAAAAACAAATTCACAACGTTATTTTGAGTATCAGCATGCCGCACTTGATAC
Encoded here:
- a CDS encoding PPK2 family polyphosphate kinase; this translates as MKTIHVDGFKITSKIKLTNLPADFNLQASKKEIEKALKKLSKKLSALQNTMYAHDKYGVLVCIQGMDTAGKDSLIREVFKNFNARGVVAHSFKTPTSLELGHDYLWRHYIALPERGKFAIFNRTHYENVLVTRVHPEYILNENIPTVLSVEDVDDAFWEKRFEQINNFEKHIADNGTIIFKFYLNLTKEEQKNRLLRRLHKKEKQWKFSPGDLDERKLWDDYQECYEDAINRTSKPHAPWYNIPANDKPTARYIVAKIIYDTLSQYTDIKEPELDDEVKANLEDYIKRLENE
- a CDS encoding M20/M25/M40 family metallo-hydrolase; amino-acid sequence: MKRLLIIAISLSPLINFSQTDQDVLRDIYKQSLTNSKSYDWLNYLSNEIGGRLTGSLNAEKAVAYTKAELEKLALDKVWLQPVKVPKWVRGAKEHAYIETGPNGFNTGKTTTVNICALGGSIATPALGLKANVIEVKNFEHLKTLGRENIAGKIVFFNTPMQADLIDTNEAYQNILNISKRGALEASQFGAVGVIVRSMTLTLSDFPHTESMTYENQAIDKRIPAAAISTNDAEVLSAMLKLDESIKFYFKQNCKQLKEVTSHNVIAEITGSEYPDEYLIVGAHLDSWDLGDGAHDNGAGVVQSMDVLRLIKALGIKPKRSIRVVLFMNKENGLDGAKKYAEGVKQNKENHIFALENDAGGFSPQGFTFNCSDSNFNQILHWKALFKPYLIHYFERGTSAENVEPLKNDHNVLASLKTNSQRYFEYQHAALDTFNTVNKRELELGAATMTALLYLFDKYGIN